In the Vespula vulgaris chromosome 9, iyVesVulg1.1, whole genome shotgun sequence genome, tgattatatcaAAGGCATAACAAAactgatatatttatttcttttgtagaAATTTGGTGAATGATTTAAAAGCTTTTCCCGAAGATGTTGTAGCTGAACAACTTGGTCGTTCTTTGTTGTCAAGAATAGTTTTATTAGATCAAACAGCTCAAGTGAAATTTTTGCCCTATGTATTAAAACCAAGAGGTAAACactcattataattttattttattttattcaatatatactGTAAAACAGCATTATGTAATTTAGAATGTTTAATGATATGCAGTTCGCTAAACATGAACAATATCTGTTTATTGTTTATCctattttataatcttctcTTTAAggatttatcatttttactcaaattctatattattttgctATAATTGAGAACTGCTGCTacaaaatatgataatttttattttatacaaataccAAATATATAACTTCagatttcattataatattacagatGAAAATGATGATATAGAAAACAGTGTATTTTCTACACCAGTTTTTAAGACTTATTTAATACCCAGACTTTTACAAATGTTTTGTATAAGAGATGTTTCTATCCGCTTGCTacttttattacatttcaaaTCATTTGTACATACATTTCAAACTGATGAATTGAAATCTCAAATTTTACCTGAATTATTAGTTGGAATAAAAGATACCAATGATCATCTTGTTTGTGCCACATTAAAGGCATTAGCTGAAGTGGTATCTATCTTAGGAGCAGCAACAGTAATTGGTGGAAAAAGAGCAAAGTTATTTACAGATGGACGACcaaataagataaaagaacaaaaagaaaataagattgtatctactattaaaaataataactctGACACAATTGCTTCAATGGATATGAATGAAATAGAATTGCATTTACCAGAACGTCTATCTCCAGATGGtggagaagataaaaaggagtCGTCATTTGCATTTGTTGATGAGGAAAGTACTTGGTCTGATTGGGATGCACACGATGCAAATATTGATTCTCATCAATCAAATGTACAAAATATGCAACAAATAACACAAATAGCAACTCCAAATATGGCAAATGTATCAGACTCGCCATCAAGTATAACGAAAAGTGAAGTAAATaaacacataaaaaaaatagaaatgtcaGATATTTCACAACTAGATATAAAACATTCAAAATCAATGAAGAGTACAATAGATGATTATGATTTTTTCATGGATATGGaacctataataaaaaagacacATATTTTACATGTACAAGATGAGAAGGAGATTCCATCGACATGTTCAAAAAGCATATTTGATGTAAAATTGTCTAATGTAACATTACAAGAATCTGAAGATAATGATGGATGGAGCGAGCATTTAGGTGACTGGGATATAGAAGATACTAAGGAAttaagtttttaataaaatatttttaaattataagagAATGTTTAGTTATAGATAGATTTTAATACCTACCTAGTATCTAATAAAaagctttttaattattaaatctacaaatattactataaaatttatttttttaaatgcaaataatatagtacacagatatatgtatttattgtcAAAGTCAAATATCAACTTGCCCTATTAATTTAGTTAAATAAATAGCACATTGATAGAAAACATTAATCtctattatcaatattttttactatctatacttttcttcttttttttaaatctataatgattttttattacctaTACTAGCAACCATTATTAACAGTGCACCAAtgaatttcgtaaaaatatgaGATATGATTCTCAACTCATTCAACTGATGATAACACATGATTCAAAAACATTTATGTAATGGCAGGTCTATtactaatttttaatttctattagttgagtcttttatataatttagaaagaTATGCTTTTTTAActcatttcaaataatatatatgatacattacacatcaattcttttttcctatacctaattttttttttaattcctgcAATTCAAATTTACTTTCATCAACACTTTGTATTTTTGCGACATTTCATATCAGCTTTGTGCAATCttcattttattgtttttgttgaAACACTTAATTTGAACATTTCTGCAATAATTTTCGAAGCAATTGTTGGATCTTAtcaacattaaaaattttttacattattatgtaatagatattttttataaattttttctattacacttttagatatattatacttatatgttATCATACAATAACTTAATTTATTATGGCAATTCGAGACAATT is a window encoding:
- the LOC127066370 gene encoding protein-associating with the carboxyl-terminal domain of ezrin encodes the protein MGNEKSALNGIEIDEKAIEVTDFWTQYSANVQNYNSQKVSVFNSEPSLHYTASFGRPTPLERIAKNLMLHRHPCILRYISSWHKGSKFFLCTEEAKPLIQVIDAQNALQICVGLYSIACALVFLHEKALTSHNNVCSGSIYITPEGCWKLGGFEYLCKFSEATSTYYQKIRNYRYERATCPNEDINALIDSGNLASIDVYAFGVLAEDILKLKHADNIPALTEFQEFCKENLQSSDASLRCKLSTVLQHPFFTHDFIKIHGFLEELPLKTNEEKEVFFTNLVNDLKAFPEDVVAEQLGRSLLSRIVLLDQTAQVKFLPYVLKPRDENDDIENSVFSTPVFKTYLIPRLLQMFCIRDVSIRLLLLLHFKSFVHTFQTDELKSQILPELLVGIKDTNDHLVCATLKALAEVVSILGAATVIGGKRAKLFTDGRPNKIKEQKENKIVSTIKNNNSDTIASMDMNEIELHLPERLSPDGGEDKKESSFAFVDEESTWSDWDAHDANIDSHQSNVQNMQQITQIATPNMANVSDSPSSITKSEVNKHIKKIEMSDISQLDIKHSKSMKSTIDDYDFFMDMEPIIKKTHILHVQDEKEIPSTCSKSIFDVKLSNVTLQESEDNDGWSEHLGDWDIEDTKELSF